Proteins co-encoded in one Pelobates fuscus isolate aPelFus1 chromosome 5, aPelFus1.pri, whole genome shotgun sequence genomic window:
- the LOC134612110 gene encoding olfactory receptor 6M1-like, with amino-acid sequence MDNQNNVTEFFLVGFTISPELQLFLFVVFLCVYLLTVTANVAIINLVRVDTRLHTPMYFFLSQLSFLEIWYTSSIVPKLLANLAGWKYMSFSSCMSQMYFYFSLGSTEFFLLGVMAIDRYLAICNPLRYTSIMNCQVCIQATSACWAVGFLSVFFLVILISRLTFCQPAIINHFFCDIPPLLRLSCKETFLEEIVVFFFACSIILTSLLLTVVSYVLIISTIFKISSSKGRQKAFSTCASHFTVATILYGTVIFIYVRPNVSYPLDVNKVMGIFNTMVTPLLNPIIYCLRNKEVKEALRMILNLKLTVRNGMPYKAN; translated from the coding sequence TTTACTATCTCCCCAGAACTACAATTGTTTCTCTTTGTAGTTTTCTTATGTGTTTACTTGCTGACTGTGACAGCTAATGTTGCTATCATTAATTTGGTCCGTGTGGACACCAGACTTCATACTCCCATGTATTTCTTCCTCAGTCAACTTTCTTTTCTTGAAATCTGGTACACATCCTCCATTGTTCCTAAACTATTGGCTAATTTAGCAGGATGGAAATATATGTCATTTTCTAGTTGCATGTCACAaatgtatttctatttttctttggGCTCAACTGAGTTTTTCCTCCTGGGAGTAATGGCCATTGACCGTTATTTGGCTATTTGTAACCCATTACGTTACACATCAATTATGAACTGTCAAGTATGCATACAGGCAACATCAGCTTGTTGGGCAGTTGGTTtcctctctgtgttttttttggtaatttTGATATCTCGATTGACATTCTGCCAGCCTGCTATAATAAACCATTTCTTCTGTGACATACCACCACTCCTTCGACTTTCTTGCAAAGAGACATTCCTGGAGGAGATTGTGGTATTCTTCTTTGCCTGCAGTATCATCCTtacttccctgcttcttactGTTGTGTCTTATGTGCTCATAATTTCCACCATCTTTAAGATCTCTTCAAGCAAAGGGAGACAAAAGGCCTTTTCTACTTGTGCTTCCCATTTTACAGTAGCGACCATTTTGTATGGCACtgtcatatttatatatgtaagacCTAATGTGTCTTACCCATTGGATGTAAATAAGGTAATGGGTATCTTCAACACAATGGTGACTCCTCTGCTCAACCCCATTATTTACTGTCTGCGTAACAAAGAGGTGAAAGAGGCTCTGAGGATGATATTGAACCTAAAGCTCACAGTAAGAAATGGAATGCCATATAAAGCAAATTAA
- the LOC134612109 gene encoding olfactory receptor 6B1-like: MDERGNMTFGINTFYLLGFPTSQTIQIVLFFIFLFAYILTVVENILVIIIIWTSANLHKPMYFFLVNLSFLEMWYVTVTIPKLLAIFVTESRQISVTACMSQLYFFSSLVCTECMLLAVMAFDRYVAICNPLHYVTIMDWNICLVLALCSWFTGFLISFIKVYYISRLTFCNSGQINHFFCDVSPILNLACTDMRMAELVDFVLALFILLVPLMLTFISYCCILTAVFGIQTTSGRQKAFSTCASHLAVVIIFYSATLFMYARPSKAQSFNYNKLISVVYTVITPLLNPVIYCLRNKDVKEVIWQLILKPDQTLPERVSMA; encoded by the coding sequence ATGGATGAGAGAGGAAATATGACATTTGGTATCAATACATTTTATCTTTTAGGATTCCCGACATCTCAAACAATTCAAATTGTTCTCttctttatctttttatttgcttATATTCTGACAGTAGTGGAAAATATATTGGTCATTATCATCATATGGACAAGTGCCAACCTACACAAGCCAATGTACTTTTTTCTGGTGAACTTGTCCTTCCTGGAGATGTGGTATGTTACTGTCACCATACCAAAACTGCTTGCCATATTTGTGACAGAAAGTAGACAAATTTCAGTAACTGCTTGTATGTCACAGCTTTACTTCTTTAGTTCATTGGTCTGCACTGAATGCATGTTGCTTGCTGTAATGGCATTTGACCGCTATGTAGCTATATGCAATCCCCTGCATTATGTCACCATCATGGACTGGAATATTTGCCTTGTTCTAGCATTATGCTCATGGTTTACTGGGTTCCTAATATCTTTCATTAAGGTTTACTATATCTCTCGTCTGACTTTTTGTAATTCTGGTCAGATAAACCATTTCTTCTGTGACGTCTCTCCTATACTTAACCTTGCCTGTACAGACATGAGGATGGCTGAGCTTGTTGACTTTGTCCTTGCCCTGTTCATTCTTCTGGTGCCACTAATGCTTACATTCATTTCCTACTGCTGTATTTTGACCGCTGTTTTTGGGATCCAAACAACCAGCGGGCGTCAAAAAGCCTTTTCAACCTGTGCTTCTCATCTAGCTGTGgttattattttctattctgCTACACTATTCATGTACGCCAGGCCCAGCAAGGCACAGTCTTTCAATTACAATAAACTGATATCTGTTGTCTATACAGTAATTACCCCTCTGCTGAATCCAGTCATTTACTGCTTGAGAAATAAGGATGTAAAGGAAGTAATATGGCAACTGATTTTAAAACCTGATCAAACACTACCTGAAAGAGTATCTATGGCATGA